The genomic interval TTCCCCAAAGCTACCTTGACCGTGAAACATTCTCCCGGAAAACCGCTAAATTGCAATTGAATGAAATTATTGCTGCTTCTCGTTTGGGCTTCCATTAGCAGGGCACCCTCCTCATCCAGTGCCATCAGTTGGAGATTTGGCGGTAAATAGATTTGACCGCTTGTGGGACGCACCTCCACCAATATGTTCATTTCTTTATCATTTTCTGGAGTAAGCGCGACGGCTAAAATTACTGACTGGTCAGTCAGTTCTATCCCCAACTCGATCCGCTTACCCCTCTCAACACTAGCTTCCGGAGTGCTTCTAAGACTCAGAGCTAGATTAGCCCGTTGGGTACCTAAAACTGCTTCCATTGACTGCCAACTTGGCTCAAAAATGTTCTCAAACCATTGACTTAGGTTTACCCGCATCTTGACCGATTGGGTTTGGCCGATCTGACGAATGTGTAAGAGCAAATCTTCGAGCGATCGCAAACAGCCCACAGGTAACTCACCGCTTTCTGGAACCGTTGGGGTAAATCCTAGTAGCGTTGCTTCTCTCAACGATTTGTCA from Funiculus sociatus GB2-C1 carries:
- a CDS encoding DUF1822 family protein; amino-acid sequence: DKSLREATLLGFTPTVPESGELPVGCLRSLEDLLLHIRQIGQTQSVKMRVNLSQWFENIFEPSWQSMEAVLGTQRANLALSLRSTPEASVERGKRIELGIELTDQSVILAVALTPENDKEMNILVEVRPTSGQIYLPPNLQLMALDEEGALLMEAQTRSSNNFIQLQFSGFPGECFTVKVALGNISVSENFVI